From Macaca mulatta isolate MMU2019108-1 chromosome 3, T2T-MMU8v2.0, whole genome shotgun sequence, the proteins below share one genomic window:
- the SLC5A3 gene encoding sodium/myo-inositol cotransporter, giving the protein MRAVLDTADIAIVALYFILVMCIGFFAMWKSNRSTVSGYFLAGRSMTWVAIGASLFVSNIGSEHFIGLAGSGAASGFAVGAWEFNALLLLQLLGWVFIPIYIRSGVYTMPEYLSKRFGGHRIQVYFAALSLILYIFTKLSVDLYSGALFIQESLGWNLYVSVILLIGMTALLTVTGGLVAVIYTDTLQALLMIIGALTLMIISIMEIGGFEEVKRRYMLASPDVTSILLTYNLSNTNSCNVYPKKEALKMLRNPTDEDVPWPGFILGQTPASVWYWCADQVIVQRVLAAKNIAHAKGSTLMAGFLKLLPMFIIVVPGMISRILFTDDIACINPEHCMLVCGSRAGCSNIAYPRLVMKLVPVGLRGLMMAVMIAALMSDLDSIFNSASTIFTLDVYKLIRKSASSRELMIVGRIFVAFMVVISIAWVPIIVEMQGGQMYLYIQEVADYLTPPVAALFLLAIFWKRCNEQGAFYGGMAGFVLGAVRLILAFAYRAPECDQPDNRPGFIKDIHYMYVATGLFWVTGLITVIVSLLTPPPTKEQIRTTTFWSKKNLVVKESCSPKEEPYKMQEKSILRCSENNETINHIIPNGKSEDSIKGLQPEDVNLLVTCREEGNPVASLGHSEAETPVDAYSNGQAALMGEKERKKETEDGGRYWKFIDWFCGFKSKSLSKRSLRDLMEEEAVCLQMLEETRQVKIILNIGLFAVCSLGIFMFVYFSL; this is encoded by the coding sequence GTGGCCCTGTATTTTATCCTGGTCATGTGCATTGGTTTTTTTGCCATGTGGAAATCTAATAGAAGCACCGTGAGTGGATACTTCTTGGCGGGGCGCTCTATGACCTGGGTAGCAATTGGTGCCTCTCTGTTTGTGAGCAATATTGGGAGTGAGCACTTCATTGGGCTGGCAGGATCTGGAGCTGCAAGTGGATTTGCAGTGGGCGCATGGGAATTCAATGCCTTACTGCTTTTACAACTTCTGGGATGGGTTTTCATCCCAATTTACATCCGGTCAGGGGTATATACCATGCCTGAATACTTGTCCAAGCGATTTGGTGGCCATAGGATTCAGGTCTATTTTGCAGCCTTGTCTCTGATTCTCTATATTTTCACCAAGCTCTCAGTGGATCTGTATTCGGGTGCCCTCTTTATCCAGGAGTCTTTGGGTTGGAATCTTTATGTGTCTGTCATCCTGCTTATTGGCATGACTGCTTTGCTGACTGTCACCGGAGGCCTTGTTGCAGTGATCTACACAGACACTCTACAGGCTCTGCTCATGATCATTGGGGCACTTACACTTATGATTATTAGCATAATGGAGATTGGAGGGTTTGAGGAAGTTAAGAGAAGGTACATGTTGGCCTCACCCGATGTCACTTCCATCTTATTGACATACAACCTTTCCAACACAAATTCTTGTAATGTCTACCCTAAGAAAGAAGCCCTGAAAATGCTGCGGAATCCAACAGATGAAGATGTTCCTTGGCCTGGATTCATTCTTGGGCAGACCCCAGCCTCAGTATGGTACTGGTGTGCTGACCAAGTCATCGTGCAGAGGGTCCTTGCAGCCAAAAACATTGCTCATGCCAAAGGCTCTACTCTTATGGCTGGCTTCTTAAAGCTCCTGCCAATGTTTATCATAGTTGTCCCAGGAATGATTTCCAGGATACTGTTTACTGATGACATAGCTTGCATCAACCCAGAGCACTGCATGCTAGTGTGTGGAAGCAGAGCTGGTTGCTCCAATATTGCTTACCCACGCCTGGTGATGAAGCTGGTCCCTGTGGGCCTTCGGGGCTTAATGATGGCAGTGATGATTGCAGCTCTGATGAGTGACTTGGACTCTATCTTTAACAGTGCCAGTACCATATTCACCCTTGATGTGTACAAACTTATCCGCAAGAGCGCGAGCTCCCGGGAGTTAATGATTGTGGGGAGGATATTTGTGGCATTTATGGTGGTGATCAGCATAGCATGGGTGCCAATCATCGTGGAGATGCAAGGAGGCCAGATGTACCTTTATATTCAGGAGGTAGCAGATTACCTGACACCCCCAGTGGCAGCCTTGTTCCTGCTGGCAATTTTCTGGAAGCGCTGCAATGAACAAGGGGCTTTCTATGGTGGAATGGCTGGCTTTGTTCTTGGAGCAGTGCGTTTGATACTGGCCTTTGCCTACCGTGCCCCAGAATGTGACCAACCTGATAACAGGCCAGGCTTCATCAAAGACATCCATTATATGTATGTGGCCACAGGATTGTTTTGGGTCACGGGACTCATTACTGTAATTGTGAGCCTTCTCACGCCACCTCCCACAAAGGAACAGATTCGTACCACCACCTTTTGGTCTAAGAAGAACCTGGTGGTGAAGGAGAGCTGCTCCCCGAAAGAGGAACCATACAAAATGCAAGAAAAGAGCATTCTGAGATGCAGTGAGAATAATGAGACTATCAACCACATCATTCCCAACGGGAAATCTGAAGACAGCATTAAGGGCCTTCAGCCTGAAGATGTTAATCTGTTGGTAACCTGCAGAGAGGAGGGCAACCCAGTGGCATCTTTAGGTCATTCAGAGGCAGAAACACCAGTTGACGCTTACTCCAACGGGCAAGCAGCTCTCATgggtgagaaagagagaaaaaaagaaacggaGGATGGAGGTCGGTACTGGAAGTTCATAGACTGGTTTTGTGGCTTTAAAAGTAAGAGCCTCAGCAAGAGGAGTCTCAGAGACCTGATGGAGGAGGAGGCTGTTTGTTTACAGATGCTAGAAGAGACTCGGCAAGttaaaataatactaaatattGGACTTTTTGCTGTGTGTTCGCTTGgaattttcatgtttgtttatttctccttATGA